DNA sequence from the Brachybacterium avium genome:
TTTGTCCAACGCGGGTGTTTCGTAAGTCGCGTGATCAGCGGAGCGCACCGCGATCCCGGAGCGAGCCCGGACATCTTCGAGAGGAGGGCTTCGAGATGCTCTGCCCGATCCCGCGCGCGTCGTCGAGGGGTCAGCGGGATTCGGGCCGCGGCGCTCTGTCCTCCTGGGACTCCTGGGACTTTTCGGCCGGCTCCTCCGCAGTATCCGCCGCGGGGTCCTGGTCCTCGGTGTCCAGCACCACGCCGCGGCGGATGGAGATCGTCACCGCCACCGCGATCGCCGCGAGCGCCGCACCGGCGATGAGGTAGCGCAGCGGGTTCGCGTCCCCGCTGAGCGCGCTCATCCCCACCACGGCGGGGGCGATCAGCACGGCGACCAGGTTCATCACCTTGATCAGCGGATTGATCGAGGGGCCGGCGGTGTCCTTGAACGGGTCGCCGACGGTGTCGCCGATGATGGTGGCCTCATGGGCGAGGGAGCCCTTGCCGCCGTGGTGGCCGTCCTCCACCAGCTTCTTGGCGTTGTCCCAGGCGCCGCCGGAGTTCGCGAGCATGATCGCCATCAGCACACCGGCGGCGATCGCCCCGGCGAGATAGCCAGCCAGGGCCGGCGCCCCGAGACCGAAGCCGACGGCGATCGGGGCGGCGGCCGCGAGCAGGCCCGGCGTGGCCAGCTCCCGCAGCGAATCGCGGGTGACGATGTCGACCACCCGGCCATACTCCGGCTTGGCGGTGCCCTCCATGATCCCGGCGATCTCCCGGAACTGGCGGCGCACCTCGTAGACGACGGCGCCGGCGGCCCGGCTGACCGCGCTGATCGCGAGGCCGGAGAACAGGAACACCACCGCGGCACCGATGATCACCCCGACGAGGGTCTGCGGGGAGAAGACGACGGACTGGGCCAGGAAGTCCTGGTACCGCTCCCCCAGCACCTCGTGGATGGCGTCGGTGTAGGAGCCGAACAGGGCGGTCGCGGCGAGCACGGCGGTGGCGATCGCGATGCCCTTGGTGATCGCCTTGGTGGTGTTGCCGACGGCGTCGAGCTCGGTGAGCACCTGGGCGCCCTCGCCGTCCACGTCCCCGGACATCTCCGCGATGCCCTGGGCGTTGTCGGTCACCGGGCCGAAGGTGTCCATCGCGACGATCACGCCGACGGTGGTGAGCAGGCCGCAGCCGGCCAGCGCGATCGCGAACAGCCCGGCGATCCCGGAGCCGCCCAGCAGGAAGGCGCCGAACACCGCTGCGGCGATCACCAGGGCGGTGAACACCGCGGATTCCAGGCCCAGCGAGAAGCCGGAGAGCACCACGGTCGCGGCACCGGTGCGGGAGGTGGCGGCGACCTGGCGCACGGGACGGTCCTCGGTGCTGGTGTAGTAGCCGGTGAGGTAGAGGATCAGCACGCCGAGGGCGATGCCGATGGCGACGGCTCCGGCGGCGATGATCCGGGGATCGTCGATCGCTGCGGTCGAATCCTCGATGCCGAGCTCGGCGAAGCTGCCGGGCAGGTAGACGAAGGCGGCCACGGTGCACAGCACCGCCGAGATCACGGCCGAGTACAGGAAGGAGCGTCGGATCGTGGTCAGGGCGCTCTGGCCGGTCTTCGGGGTGGTGAGGTAGATGCCGATCAGGGCGGTGAGCACACCGATCGCGGGAACGATCAGGGGGAACACCATGCCGGCCTCGCCGAACGCGGCACGGCCCAGGATGAGTGCGGCGACCAGGGTCACCGCATAGGACTCGAAGAGGTCCGCGGCCATCCCGGCGCAGTCACCCACGTTGTCGCCGACGTTGTCCGCGATGGTGGCGGCGTTGCGGGGGTCGTCCTCGGGGATGTTCTGCTCGACCTTGCCGACCAGGTCGGCGCCGACGTCGGCCGCTTTGGTGAAGATGCCGCCGCCGACGCGCATGAACATCGCGACCATCGCGGCGCCGAAGCCGAAGCCCTCCAGCACCAGTGCGGCGTCCCCGCGGAAGATCAGCACCACGATGCCGGCCCCGAGCAGGCCGAAGCCGATCGTCGCCATTCCGACGCAGGCCCCGGTGCGCACGGCGATCAGCATCGCCGGGTCCCGGCCGGTCTCGTGCGCAGCAGCGGCCACCCGCACGTTCGCCCGCACCGCGAGCCACATCCCCAGGTAGCCGATCAGCCCGGAGAACGCGGCGCCCACCAGGAAAGCGACCGAGCGTGCCACGCGCAGCAGCATCCCCTCGGTGCCGGCCGCGCCGTGGGCTGGCAGCAGCAGGAGCAGCACGAAGGCGATGACGGCGAAGACGCCCAGGGTGCGCAGCTGGCGTCGCAGATACGCTGCGGCCCCTTCCTGGACGGCGCCGGCGACCTCGTTCATGGCCTCGGTGCCGGTCTTGGCCCGCAGCACCTCGCTGCGGAATCTCAACGCCATCGCGACGGCGACCAGGGCGATCACCACGATCACCGCGACCGTGGTGAGACTCGCCGCGGACAGTGTGATGGCTTCCGGTGTCATGAGGTCCTCCGCACGTCGTCGTGGGTCTGGGGTCCTTCACCACCGTCGTGCTCCTCGATGTGCACGACGATGTGCACGACGGTCCTGGTGCGGGAACCCTAGCCGGGAATACCCGTCAGGAACACCCTTCCGGCCCGGCCCCGCCGCATCCCCAGGGGTGCGGCCCGTGCGGCGCAGCGGCGCGGTCCCTCTGCCGCGCCGGTCCTGCCGGCGGCGCGGCGATCCGGCAGCGCCTGCCTCTGGTGGTGTGGTGCGGCGACGGCCTCAGCGCAGGGCCTGGCAGATCCATCCCTCGGGAAGGGCGCTGCCCGCCAGCAGCTCGCGGACCAGGGACTGCTCCTGCGGTGAGAGGTCCGTATCCAGGTGGGGGTAGATGATCGGCTCCTCCTTCCGGTTGTGGTCCTCCAGCAGGGAGAGCAGCTCGGTGCAAGCCTCGACGATCCCGCTCGCGGCGGAGGAGTCGTCCTCGAGGATCTCGGCCAGGGCATCCATGCGCGTCCACAGCTCGCCGTGCTCGCGGCGCATCACCATCAGCGACATCATCAGCGGCCCGGGCGGCAGGCGCGGGAAGACCACCTCCTCCTCGAGGTAGATGTGTCGGCGCAGCGCCTCCATGGCGCTCAGCAGCGGACGGGCGCGCCGGGCGGGATCGCGCTCTGCGGCATCGGCGAGGAACCGCTCGATCCCCTCGTCGATCTGATGGTGCTCCCGGGTGAAGGCCGCTGCGACGGAGCGCTCCGGCTCTTCGCGCGTCCCGTCGTCGGGCAGGGTCATGGCGCTCAGGCCGCGACCGGGGTGGCGGTGTCGCCGCTTCGGTTCCGGCCGCGCCGCAGGAGCTGGATGGCGACCACGGCGACAGCCAGGGCGATGCCCACGACCGAGATGAGGATCGACGGATAGATCATCATCACGCCGCCGACCACCAGCATCACGCGTTCGACCTTCGTGGCGTCCGCGAAGAAGTAGCCGGCCAGGCCCGCCGCGATCGCGAGCATTCCCAGGATCACCGTGATCAGCGCCGGGATCAGCTCGGCGACCGTGCCGGCGAGCAGCAGCGACGGCTCCAGGACGAACACGAACGGGATGAGGAAGCCGGCGATCGCGAGCCGCAGCGCGGTGACGCCGGTCTTCAGCGGATTGGAGCCCGCGATGCCGGAGCCGGCATAGGCCGCCAGGCACACCGGCGGGGTGACGTCGGCGAGGATCCCGAAGAAGAACACGAACATATGCGCCGCGATCATCGGCACATCGAAGTTGTTGACCAGGATCGGCGCGGCGACGGTGGCCGTGACCACGTAGTTCGCGGTGGTCGGCAGGCCCATCCCGAGGATCAGGCAGACGATCATCGTCATCAGCAGCACCAGCAGGAAGTTGCCCTGGGCGATATCGATGACGGCGTTGCCGAGCCGACCGCCGAGGCCAGTGCCGGTGACGGTGCCGGCCACGATGCCTGCGGTCGCGCAGGCGGCGATCACCGGCAGCGCCGTGCGGGCCGCGGCCTCGAGGGTCTTCACGATCCCCGTGAGCGAGAGCCGGGTGGACTTGCGCAGGAAGCTCAGCGCGAAGGCCACGGCCACTCCCCACAGCGCGGCACGCGCCGGCGAGAAGCCGGACAGCATCATGAACACGATGATCACCAGCGGTGCCAGCAGGTCCAGGCGCGCCAGGATGCTCTTCCAGCCGGGCAGCTCCGAGGCGGGCATGCCCTTGATCCGCATCCTCTTCGCCTCGAAATGCACCGACGCGAAGACACCCAGGAAGTAGAGCGCCGCAGGGATGATGGCGATGACGATGATCTCGTTGTACGGGATACCGGTGTACTCCGCCATGATGAACGCGGCCGCGCCCATGATCGGCGGCATGATCTGCCCGCCGGTGGAGGCGGTGGCCTCGGTCGCACCCGCGAAATGCGACCTGAACCCGGCCCTCTTCATCAGCGGGATGGTGAAGGATCCCGAGGCGACGGTGTTCGCGACCGAGGAGCCGGAGATCATCCCCTGCAGGCCGGAGGCCGCCACTGCCGCCTTCGCCGGGCCGCCGGTGAAGCGCCCGGTGAGGCGGAAGGCGAGGTCGTTGAAGAGCACGCCGATATTCGTGTGGATGAGCACCACGGCGAACAGCAGGAACAGGAAGATGAAGGTGGAGGAGACCTGGATCGGCGTTCCGAAGATCCCGGCGCGGGAGGTGAAGAAGGTGCCGACCGCGAAGTTCTCCCACGACTGGCCGACGATGACGGTCGAGTAGCCGATCGCCAGCAGGCCGATGATCACGATCGGCAGGCCGACACAGCGCCGGGTCGCCTCCAGCGTGAGCACGATGCCCAGCGTGGCGACGACGTAGTCGAGGCGCTCGAATCCCATGATCTGAACGATGTTGCTGGTCAGATGCGCGTATCGCACCACGATGTACAGGTTCACCGCGAGCGCGGTCAGTGCCAGCACCACGTCCCACCAGGGGATCCCGGCCTTCCCGCCGCGACGCTCGACCCGCTTGCCCGCGGGGTAGAGCAGGAAGATGATCGAGGTGGCACCGGCGAGGTGGATCGCCCCCTGGATCAGGGAAGGCCGGGAGCCGAAGATCCCGGTGTAGAGGTGGAACACGGTGAGGGCGATCGAGAGACCGCCCACCACCCATGCCCACAGGCCCAGATTCGTGCGAAATCGGCTGGATGTGTCGTGCTCGCGCAGCAACTCCTGGGCTCTCGCCTCAGCCTCATGCTGCGCCTGCTCGTCGACCTCGAGAGCGGAGGCTCGCGGAGCGTCCTCGTGGTCCGCGGTGCTCATCTCAGAGGAGCCCCTCTTCCTCGTAGTACTTCTTCGCGCCCGGGTGCAGCGGAACCTCACCCTGGCCGGACAGAGCGAAGTCGTGGGTGATCAGATCGCCCTGCGGGAGGGTGATCGAATCGGCGTGCTCGAAGGTGGCCTTGGTGATCTCGTAGCCGACCTCGGGGCTGACCTGATCCATCGAGGCGATCAGCGCGGCGGCGACCGACAGGGTGGTCACCGGCTCCTCGAGGAAGTCGTAGGCCTCGGGCTTGATGGTGTAGACGTCGAAGAGGCTCTCCGAGGCGACCTGCTCGGCCTTGTCCTCATCGAGCGAGACCAGCTTGACGTCGTTGGTCGCGGCGAGGTCGCCGAGCGAGCCCGTCGGCGTGCCGACGACGAACACCGAGGCGTCGATGTTGTTGTCGCGCAGGAGGTCCAGCGAGCTGGAGAAGTCCTGCTCGAACGCCTCGTAGTCGCCCTCGCCGATGTCGTATGCGGCGAGGATCGCGTCGGAGACCGCACGGGTGCCGGAGCCGACGTCGCCCACAGCGATCTTCTTGCCCTTGAGGTCCGCGGCGGATTCGATGCCGCTGCCCGCGAGGGTGACGATGTGCGCGGCCTCGGGGTAGAGACCGGCGATCCAGCCGATGTTGTCGACCTGAGCGCCCTCGAACTCGCCCTCGCCGGTGACCGCGGTGTTGGCGGTGTCCGACTGGGCGATGCCCAGCTGCCATTCACCCTGGAAGATCTTGCCGATGTTCTCCACCGAGGCGCCGGAGTCGGTGTAGGTGACCGAGATGCCGTCGATGTTGTCCTCGTAGATGGCCGCGTACTCACCGCCGAGGGGGTAGTACACGCCACCGGTGCCACCGGTGCCGAAGGTGAGGTCGGTGACGAAGTCGCCCTCGCCACCGCCGCCACCGCTGCCGCCGCCGTCGTCGCTGCAGGCGGCGAGCAGGCCGAGAGCCGCCAGCGGGCCCAGCGTCGCAAATGTCCGTCGTCCGATTCTCATCGTGTGCGCTCCTCTTCGTCGAGGTCGTTCAGACCACGCTCGTATGGGGGGCCCACCGGTTCCCCGAAGGGTCACTGCGGGCAGGGTAGGACCATCTCACCACACGAAAGGGGTTCGGCCACCGGTTATGGACGTCCGCAAGGCAACGGTGCAATAACGGTCGGGACGACACGATCCGCGGTGACGGCGTCGGCTCCGGAGTCGGCGTGCACGCCTGATGCGGTCTGATGCGCTTCTGCCGCGTCCCTCGGGGACGCAGGTGCGAGGGTCAGGAAGCGGCTGGAGCGACCTCGAGCGCCGCGGCATGCTCGCTGATCCGGCGTGCGAGATCGAGGTCACGGCTGGTGATCCCGCCGACGTCGTGGCTCGAGAGCGTCGCGGTGACCTCGGGATACGTCAGGGTGAGGTCCGGATGGTGGTTCGCCTCCTCGGCGGAGGCGCCGATGCGGACGACGAGTTCGAGCCCGGTGGCGAAGTCTCCGCTGGCGAAGCGGGCGGTGAGCGTCTCGCCGTCCTGGTGCCAGCCGGTGAGCTCTGCCTCGGCGATCTCGGCGGGGGTGAGGGTCTTCTTCGGATCAGCCATGCCCCTATCGTGCCCCCGTCGGCGCCGGGAGACCACCCCTGTGGGCGGTGCGGACCGGACCGCACCTGGGCCCGGGCACCTCTCCCCCGCTCTCATCGGCCACACTGGAGGCATGGAGGATCTGCGGGTGAGCCCCGGCCCGGGCGCGCCGCACGGCCTGGTGGTGCCGGCCACGGAGCTCCGCGAGCAGTTCTCCCATGCGTCCGGCCCCGGGGGGCAGGGAGTCAACACCACTGATTCCCGGGTCCAGCTGAGCCTGGACCTGGCCACCACGACGGCGCTCGACGAGGCCCAGCGCGCACGGGTGATCGCCGAGCTGTCCGTGAAGCTCGCCGGCACCGTCCTCACCATCACGGCCGCCGAGCAGCGTTCCCAGCGGCAGAACCGTCGAGCGGCCCGTGAGCGGCTCGCCGCTGTGCTGCGCGAGGCCGTCGCCCCGGCGGTGGAGCGTCGCCCGACCCGGCCCACCAGGGGCTCAAGGCGGCGGCGGCTGGAGGCGAAGCGACAGCGGGCGGCGCTCAAGCAGTCGCGGCGCCCGCCCGGCTCCGAGTGATCCCGGCCGTCGATCCGTCCCACCCAGGGCGTCATGGTCCGGCATCCGCCCGGCATCACCTAGGTTGAGCACATGCTCCGTCGCCTCCTCGCCCGCCTCTTCTGGGCCGTGAGCCCCTGGACGCTCGTCACGGAGCCCGCTCCGCGCCGCCCTTCCGTGATCATCGGCGCCCCGCACACCTCGAACTGGGATTTCGTGATCATGCTGGCCATCTCCTGGCGCCTGCAGATCCCGCTGCGGTGGCTGGGGAAGCACTCCCTGTTCACCTCCTGGCGCGGCCCGCTGATGCGCGCGCTCGGGGGTATCCCGGTGGATCGCTCGGCACCGAGCCGCGTTGTCCGGGAGGTGGTGGCTCGGGCGCGGGCGGGCGAGGTGTTCGGTCTGGTCGTCACCCCCGATGGCACTCGCGGCGCCCACACCCATTGGAAGTCCGGTTTCTACCGCATCGCCCGCGAGACCGGGATGCCGGTGGTGCTCGGCTACGTGGATCGCACCACCATGACCACCGGGCTCGGACCGAGCCTCGAGCTGACCGGCGATATCGCTGCGGATATGGACCGCATCCGCGCGTACTACGAGGACAAGGCCGGCTACCACCCGGCACAGCGGGTCGAGCCGCGTCTGCGGGAGGAGGGCGGCGGAGCTCCGCATCCGGAAGCGGGCAGCGGCCCCGTCGACCCCATGGGCGGACCCGTCCCGGGCGCCGGCACCCCCGGCTGAGCTCGGTCCGGCAGCCCGCTCAGCCGTCGATCCCACCCGGATCCGTGCGAGGCAGCCAGATCCAGCCCTCCTGCCGAGCGAGCTCGAGATCCTCCGCACGCGGCGGGGATGCCCGGCCCTGATCGACCTCGCGGGCGACCAGGGCCGCGATCACCGCGTCCAGCGCATCGTCGTCGCGGGAGCAGAGCGCCTGATGCCCGTTCCAGTCCAGGAACGGCACTCGTCCGCTCAGTGAGGCGACCAGCGCGGCGCGTGGCACCTGGTTCTTCACCCCCTTGTAGCCTCGATGGGCGAGCCCCCAGGTCAGCAGGGCCGCTGCGGGGTACACCTCGCAGATCACCCCGGACCCCTCGCGCGGGACGTCGAGGCCGCGCTCGCGCAGCCTCGCCTCGATCCCGGCCCACCGCAGTGCCGGATGGGCGATCCGATCCGTCGCGACGCTCAGGGGCGTCAGGCCCGTGCGTCGGCGCACCTCGAGGTCTGTCACCCGCATCGCCAGGCCGCGGCGCCAGTCATCCCCGGTGGACTCCGGAGCCGGCTGCTCGTGCGCGGCATGCGCGGCGAGCAGCTCGACGAAACGGCGGGGCCACCCCAGCGGCACGTCGACCCCGGTTTTCGCGGCGCCCGTCACGGCATCGATCAGCGACGCGTCCTCCGCCCCCACCCTCACCTCGTCGAGCACGCAACTCTCCCCCGTCTCGCGCAGCAGTGCCAGTGCGGTGCTGCGGGGCTGAGCGGCGAGATCGATCCCGACATACCTGCGATGCATCGCCTCAGGGTACGGAGCACGAGCAGTCGGAGCCGGACGTGTGTTCCTGCCGGTCACCGCTGGACCGGTCCCCTAGCGTGGACCCGTGCCCCAGCCCACAGCGCCCCGCCCGCTTCTCCGACTCACCCGTCGGGGGCGCCTCGTCCGCTCGGGGATGATCCTGCTGCTGGCCCTCCTGCTGGTCCTCGCACTGGTCTCGCTCCTCGGCGCGCTCGGCGGCGAGGACGCAGCGAAAAGCGCGCCTGCTCCCGCGCTGACCACAGCCGGCCCGACCAGCAGCGACGAAGCCGGCACCGTCCCGGAGGCCTCGGCCTCCCCCTCTCCGGTGGCTGATGCGGACACCGGGGAGGAGTCCGGACAGATCGTGCGCTCCGGGATCATCGGGGACGGCACCTGGACCGTCGCCGCGGCTGCCGCTGCGCCAGCTGGATCTGAGAGCACGATGCACACCTATGCGGTGCGGGTCGAGGGCGGGACCGGGATCGACGCCGATGAGGCAGCGGCGGAGATCGCCGCGGTCCTGGCCGATCCCCGTGGCTGGCAGGACCTCGAGGACGTGTCGTTCCAGCAGGTCGCAACGCTCGAGGAGGCCGAGATGACGATCTCGCTGGCATCCCCGCCGATGGTCGACGAGCTGTGCCTCCCGGCGCACACGGGCGGGCTGTGGAGCTGCCGAGTCGGGCCGGAGGTGGCGCTGAACTCGGATCGCTGGCTGCACGCGACCCCCACCTATGACGACCTGTCCGCGTACCGCGCGTACATGGTCAACCACGAGGTGGGGCACTTCCTGGGGCACGGCCATGCACGTTGCGGCGGTGCGGGGGAAGCCTCACCCGTCATGCTCCAGCAGTCCATCCACCTGCAGGGCTGCGTGCCCAATGCCTGGCCTGCGGACGAGCCGTCGCGCTGACCCCACACGGGTCGCTGCTCCCGGACTCCCCTCGGCTCCCTGCGGCTGGACTC
Encoded proteins:
- a CDS encoding TAXI family TRAP transporter solute-binding subunit; protein product: MRIGRRTFATLGPLAALGLLAACSDDGGGSGGGGGEGDFVTDLTFGTGGTGGVYYPLGGEYAAIYEDNIDGISVTYTDSGASVENIGKIFQGEWQLGIAQSDTANTAVTGEGEFEGAQVDNIGWIAGLYPEAAHIVTLAGSGIESAADLKGKKIAVGDVGSGTRAVSDAILAAYDIGEGDYEAFEQDFSSSLDLLRDNNIDASVFVVGTPTGSLGDLAATNDVKLVSLDEDKAEQVASESLFDVYTIKPEAYDFLEEPVTTLSVAAALIASMDQVSPEVGYEITKATFEHADSITLPQGDLITHDFALSGQGEVPLHPGAKKYYEEEGLL
- a CDS encoding DUF3152 domain-containing protein, with translation MPQPTAPRPLLRLTRRGRLVRSGMILLLALLLVLALVSLLGALGGEDAAKSAPAPALTTAGPTSSDEAGTVPEASASPSPVADADTGEESGQIVRSGIIGDGTWTVAAAAAAPAGSESTMHTYAVRVEGGTGIDADEAAAEIAAVLADPRGWQDLEDVSFQQVATLEEAEMTISLASPPMVDELCLPAHTGGLWSCRVGPEVALNSDRWLHATPTYDDLSAYRAYMVNHEVGHFLGHGHARCGGAGEASPVMLQQSIHLQGCVPNAWPADEPSR
- a CDS encoding sodium-translocating pyrophosphatase, producing the protein MTPEAITLSAASLTTVAVIVVIALVAVAMALRFRSEVLRAKTGTEAMNEVAGAVQEGAAAYLRRQLRTLGVFAVIAFVLLLLLPAHGAAGTEGMLLRVARSVAFLVGAAFSGLIGYLGMWLAVRANVRVAAAAHETGRDPAMLIAVRTGACVGMATIGFGLLGAGIVVLIFRGDAALVLEGFGFGAAMVAMFMRVGGGIFTKAADVGADLVGKVEQNIPEDDPRNAATIADNVGDNVGDCAGMAADLFESYAVTLVAALILGRAAFGEAGMVFPLIVPAIGVLTALIGIYLTTPKTGQSALTTIRRSFLYSAVISAVLCTVAAFVYLPGSFAELGIEDSTAAIDDPRIIAAGAVAIGIALGVLILYLTGYYTSTEDRPVRQVAATSRTGAATVVLSGFSLGLESAVFTALVIAAAVFGAFLLGGSGIAGLFAIALAGCGLLTTVGVIVAMDTFGPVTDNAQGIAEMSGDVDGEGAQVLTELDAVGNTTKAITKGIAIATAVLAATALFGSYTDAIHEVLGERYQDFLAQSVVFSPQTLVGVIIGAAVVFLFSGLAISAVSRAAGAVVYEVRRQFREIAGIMEGTAKPEYGRVVDIVTRDSLRELATPGLLAAAAPIAVGFGLGAPALAGYLAGAIAAGVLMAIMLANSGGAWDNAKKLVEDGHHGGKGSLAHEATIIGDTVGDPFKDTAGPSINPLIKVMNLVAVLIAPAVVGMSALSGDANPLRYLIAGAALAAIAVAVTISIRRGVVLDTEDQDPAADTAEEPAEKSQESQEDRAPRPESR
- a CDS encoding 1-acyl-sn-glycerol-3-phosphate acyltransferase, whose protein sequence is MLRRLLARLFWAVSPWTLVTEPAPRRPSVIIGAPHTSNWDFVIMLAISWRLQIPLRWLGKHSLFTSWRGPLMRALGGIPVDRSAPSRVVREVVARARAGEVFGLVVTPDGTRGAHTHWKSGFYRIARETGMPVVLGYVDRTTMTTGLGPSLELTGDIAADMDRIRAYYEDKAGYHPAQRVEPRLREEGGGAPHPEAGSGPVDPMGGPVPGAGTPG
- a CDS encoding DUF429 domain-containing protein, with protein sequence MHRRYVGIDLAAQPRSTALALLRETGESCVLDEVRVGAEDASLIDAVTGAAKTGVDVPLGWPRRFVELLAAHAAHEQPAPESTGDDWRRGLAMRVTDLEVRRRTGLTPLSVATDRIAHPALRWAGIEARLRERGLDVPREGSGVICEVYPAAALLTWGLAHRGYKGVKNQVPRAALVASLSGRVPFLDWNGHQALCSRDDDALDAVIAALVAREVDQGRASPPRAEDLELARQEGWIWLPRTDPGGIDG
- a CDS encoding hemerythrin domain-containing protein, coding for MTLPDDGTREEPERSVAAAFTREHHQIDEGIERFLADAAERDPARRARPLLSAMEALRRHIYLEEEVVFPRLPPGPLMMSLMVMRREHGELWTRMDALAEILEDDSSAASGIVEACTELLSLLEDHNRKEEPIIYPHLDTDLSPQEQSLVRELLAGSALPEGWICQALR
- the arfB gene encoding alternative ribosome rescue aminoacyl-tRNA hydrolase ArfB; amino-acid sequence: MEDLRVSPGPGAPHGLVVPATELREQFSHASGPGGQGVNTTDSRVQLSLDLATTTALDEAQRARVIAELSVKLAGTVLTITAAEQRSQRQNRRAARERLAAVLREAVAPAVERRPTRPTRGSRRRRLEAKRQRAALKQSRRPPGSE
- a CDS encoding TRAP transporter permease, yielding MSTADHEDAPRASALEVDEQAQHEAEARAQELLREHDTSSRFRTNLGLWAWVVGGLSIALTVFHLYTGIFGSRPSLIQGAIHLAGATSIIFLLYPAGKRVERRGGKAGIPWWDVVLALTALAVNLYIVVRYAHLTSNIVQIMGFERLDYVVATLGIVLTLEATRRCVGLPIVIIGLLAIGYSTVIVGQSWENFAVGTFFTSRAGIFGTPIQVSSTFIFLFLLFAVVLIHTNIGVLFNDLAFRLTGRFTGGPAKAAVAASGLQGMISGSSVANTVASGSFTIPLMKRAGFRSHFAGATEATASTGGQIMPPIMGAAAFIMAEYTGIPYNEIIVIAIIPAALYFLGVFASVHFEAKRMRIKGMPASELPGWKSILARLDLLAPLVIIVFMMLSGFSPARAALWGVAVAFALSFLRKSTRLSLTGIVKTLEAAARTALPVIAACATAGIVAGTVTGTGLGGRLGNAVIDIAQGNFLLVLLMTMIVCLILGMGLPTTANYVVTATVAAPILVNNFDVPMIAAHMFVFFFGILADVTPPVCLAAYAGSGIAGSNPLKTGVTALRLAIAGFLIPFVFVLEPSLLLAGTVAELIPALITVILGMLAIAAGLAGYFFADATKVERVMLVVGGVMMIYPSILISVVGIALAVAVVAIQLLRRGRNRSGDTATPVAA
- a CDS encoding 4a-hydroxytetrahydrobiopterin dehydratase; this encodes MADPKKTLTPAEIAEAELTGWHQDGETLTARFASGDFATGLELVVRIGASAEEANHHPDLTLTYPEVTATLSSHDVGGITSRDLDLARRISEHAAALEVAPAAS